The region ATTACACGCCTTTGACATGGCATCTTTTATCATATGAACTACTACTTCATGCTCAATTATATTTTTCTTATCATTTAGTAGGAGGTTACCGTAGTCATCATCTTCCTTCAGCGTAGTTCCTCTCTTAATTGAACCTGCTAAACAAGTAGACAATACCTCTTGATTTTCTTTTTTCACTAAACGTTCAGGAGAAGCACCTACGAAGCAATCTTTCCCATTCTCAAAAGCAAATGTATAACTTAGTGGCTGCTGCTCTCTAAGGTTGGCAATTACATTTGTGATTTCTATTGAGTTATCAAAGAATAGCCTTACTTCCCTCGCTAGTACAACCTTTTCAACCTGCCCCTGCTTTATCTTATTCGTAACTTCCTTAACACTTTGTTTCCATTCTTCTGGCATTACCTCTGTCATTTTAAAATCCTGTCCTAACAAAGTTTCACTAGGTAGGTTGTATTCTGTAAGTAGTTCATCTTTGATTGGGTTTAACTCATGTTCACGAGTCTGTATTTCTTCTTCCTTATTATATAAGAAATTTGTTGTTAAATAGCATTCATCTTTATGAACAGTGAGCATTAAAGTTGGCATGACAAACTTGGCATCTAAAAAGTTACTCCATAACTTTGTTTTCTTTTTATAAGGATCAAAGGAAAATCCTCCAAATAGCATTGGGCCTGTTCCAATTTTGAACTCTTTCTGGTTCTTTTGATTAGTGATCAATAACCGTTTCCATTCTTCTTCTATGTTTTGGAACCGGTTCAATGATTGATTGACCTCTATTGTATGAGAAAATCCTAAACCAACTAAGATTGTTTCATTTGAAGGTTCTGTCCAAAAAAATCGTTTACCAGGAAAATATTTATTTCCTATAGTAAAGAAAGTGAGGGGGTCAACATTCTCTACTTTTTGAGTATAACTCCTCAGAAGAGGGCTTAAGCTTGTATTCTTTTTACGTTGATGTTCTTTTAAAATACTTTCTTGAATGATTACCACTTTTATCCCCCCGAAAAGTCTATTCCGCACAGTTAGTAAAATCATTATTTAAAAAACGTTGTTCTAAAGGCAACGTATAATAAAATAAATGGTCATAATTAGCTAATTTTAAGATACACCTCAACATAATTATGTGTCAACACACACGTTTTTACCAAGAGTTTATTGATAAAGATGGCTATGGTATAATATGGACTTTTTATTATACTCAAAAAGGATTGACACTTCATTAACAATTATCTAGACTAGGCTTGTATGTCTTTTTCTATTGAAGGAAAGGAGAGTGCTTATGCAACCTCAAATTCAAACACAGCATAATATGTCCACAGGAAGAAAATCTAACTGGGATATTTGGTGGAGGTTATTACGTCCACATACATTAACTGCAGCTTTTATACCTGTTTTTATAGGGACTTCTCTTGCTCTTTATGAAACAACGATAGATATACCACTATTTTTAGTTATGTTACTTGCTTGTTTACTCATTCAAATTGGAACGAACATGATCAATGAATACTATGATTACAAACGAGGCCTAGATACAGCCGAATCTGTTGGAATTGGTGGTGCCATTGTAAGAGATGGCATTAAGGCAGACACTGTGCTAAAACTTGCTTTTGCTTCATTTGGTATTGCTACACTCCTAGGAGTATATATTTGTATGAACAGTAGCTGGTGGATTGCATTAATTGGAACCATTTGTATGACAGCTGGTTATTTTTATACTGGTGGTCCTGTTCCTATTGCTTATACACCTTTTGGTGAACTTATGGCAGGTCTTTTTATGGGTTTAATCATTATTTTAATTTCTTTCTTCATCCAAACTGGTGAAGTAACAACTAGCAGTGTTTTAGTATCGATTCCTATTTCAATTCTTGTTGGAGCTATCCTCCTTGCGAATAATATTCGTGATTTAGATGGTGATAAGGAAAACGGAAGAAAAACGTTAGCAATATTAATAGGAAGAAAAAATGCAATACTATTTTTGGCCTTAATGTTCATTACTTCCTATGTTTGGGTTTTAGCTTTAATCATTACAGGATTAGCTCCTATTTGGACTTTATTAGTTCTATTTAGTATGCCAAAAGCGATCAAGGCAACTAAGGGATTTGTAGGTAAATCCTTACCAATCCAAATGATGCCTGCAATGAAAGCAACAGCACAAACGAATACGATCTTCGGATTTTTGTTATCTGTTGGTCTTGTTGTAAGTTATTTTATATAATTTTTCTAAAAGCACGTATACAGCCATTGTATACGTGCTTTGTTTTATTTATCTTTTGATTATGCTAATTTTTACAATCATTTTTTGAGGTAAAAAGTAGATAATACTTTATATAACACATTTACAAGGAAGGAGTGTTTTTATGCTTACACCTGAACAGTTATCAACCTTCCGTTCTCAGTTGATAAACGCCAAAGAAGATATTGAAAGAAGACTACAGGAAAATGACAATTTTGATTTAGATAATGGTCATTATCATGAGTCAATGGGTGAACTATCTAGCTATGATAACCACCCTGCAGACGAAGGTAGTGCTTTATATGAGAGAGAAAAGGATTTGGCACTTAATGATCATACAAGCCGAGAACTCAAAGACGTCTATATTGCTTTAGAAAAGATAGATGATGGTTCTTATGGAAGATGTGAAGTTTGTGGAAAGGATATTCCGCTTGAAAGGTTGGAGGTTCTTCCTACAACTACTTATTGTAAGGAGCATAGCCCTGATCAGGTGGTATCACATAATCGCCCGATTGAAGAAGGTGTGCTAATTCCCGATTATGGGAAATTTGAGTTTGATGATAAAGATGTAGAGGCCTATGACGCTGAGGATTCTTGGCAAGACGTAGCTAGGTATGGCACCTCTGAAACACCTTCAGATTTAAATGAAAATGTTGACCATTACAATGATGCATATGTTGAATCACATGACCCTGTAGGGTATGTAGAAGATTATGAAAACTTTGCTGCGACCGATATTTACGGTAACGAAATGAAAATTTATCCTAGCAAGCAACACCAAAAGTATGAAGAGGAATTAGATGAAGCTGGGACAATGACAATATTCGGAGACCTTCCTGCATATGAAAAAGACCCATATACAGAAGAAGAAGCTGAAGATAGAAGATAAAAATGTAAGAAAGAGGTGTCATAATAATCCTGACACCTCTTTCTGTTATTTCCCTGGAACCAATAATAATTTATATTTTTGGTTTTCATATGATTCTGTATAAGTTGTATGGTATCCTCCTGTTGTCCAAGGTCCTATTTGATCGTTATACCAATTGCTTAAAACATGACCAGATTGACCAGGACCAACAACATTATAGCTTTTTGATAAGTTAGCTAAATCCACAACCGTTCGCCAAGCACCTCCGTGATTAACCAAACCAGTTGTACTACTCCAACCTGCTGCAGCAACTGTAACGCGACTTCCACCCATAGGAACTGGTTTTGCAAAGTTAAATAAATAATTTAATGGCTTTATTGCAGACAATGGGTGATTAAATGGCACTGCATGGTATTCACCCCATGACCATTTAGTTATGGTATTACCTTGAATTTCTGTAATTTTATCAATTGTTCGTTTATATGCAGAAGATATAACCTTGTCAATTCCACCTGCATCCTGAATCCATAAACTTTCTTCACCTTTGTCTGCTTTACGAATCATTTCATCAACAATCTGAGCTCTCCCCTCGAAGAGTCCATTTAATTCTTTCGGTACTTTACTTTCAAAAATCACATCACCAATTTCTGCCATCCATAAATGGAAGATTAATGGCGCACCTAAATCTTTATTATCATTAAAATCCCACTCCGATAACAATTTCAATGCATTTTTATCCACTTCACGTAAGTTATCTTCCTTCAACATCCCTACTAAAATCGGTACGAACTCTTCTGCCTGAAGGTTGTATTGATCAAACTGAAGCTTCTTCATGTCCTCAACAGAAAGCTTTTCGTTTCCAGATAGCACATCCATAATTCTTTGTTGGCGGTAGGGCTGTGCCCATGTATGAGTAATATGGTAAGGGTAGTCATCCGTTACTATCTTATTGTTGGCTGTAGCAATAAACCCTTCTTTCGGATTAATAACCGTTGGCAGCTCTTCCCAAGGAATAAAACCTTCCCATTCGTATTCATCCGTCCAACCAGGAACTGGCACCGAGCTATCACCCTTTTTTCGTATTGGAATATGCCCATTTGCTCGATAAGCAATATTTCCTTCTTTATCAGCAAAAACAAAGTTTTGCGCCGGAGTATGAAAATAAGTTAATGCATCCTTAAACTCCTCCCAATTACTTGCCTTGTTAAATCTAAGAACTGCCTCTAATTCTGTTGATGGACTTAAGGCAGTCCATTTTAAAGCAAGAGCAGTATCAGATCTATTATCGTGTGCAAATTCAGATATAATTGGCCCATGGCGAGTGATTGTCACTTTGTAAGGAATAGTTTCCTCATCTTTTACCTTAATTTGTTCATCAATCACCGTTGCTTGTTCCCACTTGTCCATGTATAAGAATTCATTTTCATTTTCCGGATTACGCTTCTCAATATATAAATCCTGTACGTCTGGGCCAACATTCGTAACTCCCCATGCAATCTTCTCATTTCTTCCGAGTATGATACCAGGAATTCCGGCAAATATTACACCATTCACATTAACTTCAGGACTGTTAAGGTGCACCTCATACCAGATGGAAGGAGTTGCAAGGCTTAAATGAGGGTCATTCGCTAAGTATGGAAACCCTGATTCCGTTTTATCTCCTGATACAACCCAGTTGTTACTCCCATTAAATTCATCTGGTACATCCAAAGTAGCAAAGCTTTTCGTAAGATCCATTGGATTTTCCTTTAGGGCCTGAATTACAGTTGCTCCATCCTCAGGGTAAACTGGAAACAGTTCTAATAGCTTATCTTCAGGTACGACGAAGGCCATATGGTGTCGGAAAGCCTGTCCTTCCCAGTGTCCACCTAAATCATATGCCATGTATTTCCCAATTGTTAGCGAATCAATCGCAGTCCATTCCCTCGGCTTATACCCCGCTAGTGTAAACTCAATAGGTAAAGAGTTTGATTCTATCGCTTCATTTATATATGCATTTACACCTTCAGCATACCAATTCAATACTTCTTGTGCTTCCACAGAGTAAATACCATAGCTTGCCTCTGCTGCCCTTCGTAAACCAAGAGCCCTGAAAAACTTATCTTTATCAACAGTTGAAGCTCCAATTACTTCACTTAATTCTCCTGAAGCTTGTCTTCTAGATAAGTCCATTTGAAATAGGCGATCCTGTGCAGTTACATACCCTTGTGCGATATATAAATCTCTTTCTGTTTGTGCTTCAATGTGTGGAACACCATTCTCGTCACGATAAACTGTAACCTGATTTTCTAGCCCTGAAACAGTTAGCTCCCCATCAATAGTTGGTAGTCCCTTTTTAATAAATAAATATCCTGCTAAAACAATTGCAGTGAGTAAGATTAAAAGCGAAACTAAAGCTATGAGTACAAGCTTTAATCCTTTCTTTTTAGCCCTAGTCTGTTTTTTTATAATTACCTCACCATTCAAATAAATCCCCCCGTAAGTAAACGCTTTCAAAATTTTAGTGAAATACTTTTTTATAATTATAATATTCAGAATATAATTTGTCATTAATTACTTTGCAGTCACTATTCGACAGTCGAAATAAAAGAGCGAATAGTGTCATATTGTAGAGCATACACATAACAAAAAACTACACAAGAATTTTACATTTTTTTCATGAGAGAGGATATAAAAATGGGATTTCAAAAAGGGTGGAGAATAGTCGGGTATACAAAGGAAAAGAGAATGTAAGAATTAACGCACATAAAATTGATAAACGATTTATGTAGATGAAATCAGGTATGGCATTCTGACTTAGCAGGGATTTAAGGTGTCATGTTTTTATTATCACTATGCATTTCTTTTCATAAAATAAATTAACTTGAAAGGAAGTGGGAGAATGAGGATTAAAAAGGATGAAGCACTTTTGCTAGCAAACTGTTGTCTTCTAACATATACGCAATACGATAAGAAAGGGGAATTTACTCCTCCGAAAGGTTTCAAAGTTGTCGATACCTTTAAAGCTGATGTCTTTGGTTCGAAAGAGTGGTTTGGCTTTATCATCGAATCTTTAGACTCAATAATTGTAGCCTTTCGAGGAACAGTCTCAGACCCAGATTGGATTGCAGACGCTGATATTATTGAGCATCCCTTTCCATACTCTACAAATAAGAGTCTAGTACACGGGGGCTTTCTATCAATTTATGAATCATGTAGAGACCAACTCCTATCAAAGCTATCTTCTCTATCGGCACAAAAACAGCTATACGTAACAGGTCATAGTTTAGGGGCTGCATTAGCTGTTTTACATGCTATGGATATCTATGAAAATACAGATTTTAAGGAACTAACACTATTTACATTGGCCGGTCCACGTGTAGGAAATGGTGAATTTGCATCATTGTATAATCGTAAAATTAAAAATTCCATACGATTTGTCAATGCAAATGATATCATTCCAATGCTCCCTCCTAAAAGGATTTATAACCCCTTAACAGAGAAATATAGTTCTTATCGACATGTTAAAAAGCAAGTAAGCTTTTCTCACCAAACAGGGACACTTAGAGGCAATCATAGCATTTATACTTATATAAAAGGCCTGGAAGAATTATAAAGTACAAAAAAGAGGGTGCACCCAGAGAAGTGCCCCTCTATTTCATAGTTTATGAATCTATTTTCCAGATGTGTTTAGCATACTCACGAATCGTTCGATCACTTGAAAAGTAACCTGAGTGAGCAATATTTAATAGACTCTTCTCCAACCACTTACTTCGGTCTTGATAAGCATCGTTAACCTGCTCCTGTGCTGCCACGTAAGAAGCAAAATCTCTAAGAACAAAATATTGATCATTCTGAGTTAGAAGAGAGTCATAGATTGCTTCAAAGTCTCCCTCAGTTTCTGGGAAATGACCGTTAATTAGTTGTTCTAAAACCTTGCTAATTCGTTTGTCATGGTAATAGTATTCGTTTGAATAATATCCCCCATTTTGATAATAGTGAAGAACTTCCTCAGCCTTTAATCCAAAGGTGAAAATATTTTCATCGCCTACAGCATCTTTGATTTCAATATTCGCACCATCCAATGTACCAATTGTTAGAGCACCATTCATCATAAACTTCATATTGCCGGTTCCTGATGCTTCTTTACTAGCCGTTGAAATTTGCTCACTAACATCTGCTGCTGGAAAAATATCCTCTGCAATCGATACACGATAGTTTTCAATAAAGATCACCTTAAGGAACTCAGAAGTTTGCTTATCACTATTTACCTTCTCAGCTACAGAGTTAATCAGTTTTATTATCTTTTTTGCATAATAATAGCCTGGGGATGCTTTTGCCCCAAAAATAAAGGTTCGCGGGTGAAACGTAAAACTGGAATCTTCTTTCATTCGATTATATAAGTACATGATATGTAGAACATTTAATAGCTGACGTTTATACTCATGTAGACGTTTTACCTGTACATCAAAAATTGAATAAGGATCAACCTTAATACCCGTTTGTGCTAGGATACGTTTTGCCAAAATCTCTTTTCTAGATATTTTCACATCATAAAGTCTCTCAAGTATAGTTGGGTCATATCTATAATTCTTTAATTCTAGTAAAGACTTGGGCTCATAAATCCAATCGTTTCCTATTGTTTCAGTAAGCAGTGCTGCCAATTGAGGATTAGCCTTTAATAACCAACGTCGGTGAGTAATTCCATTCGTTTTATTATTGAATTTGTCAGGGTAGACCTCATAAAATAATTTCATTTCGCGTTTTTTCAATATTTCAGAATGTAGCTTAGCTACACCATTCACACTATAACTTCCTACAATCGCTAAATGTGCCATTTTAACAACACCGTGTGCAATAACGGCCATATTCTCAATTCGATTCCAATCCCCTGGATACAGTTTCCAAAGTTCCTTACAAAAACGCTCATTTATTTCTTCTACAATCATAAAAATTCTTGGTAATAAAGGCTTAAAAATATAAATTGGCCATTTCTCTAATGCCTCAGATAAAGTGGTATGATTCGTATAAGAGATCGTTTTGGTTGTAACCTGCCATGCTTCATACCATCCCATACCTTCCTCATCCATTAATATCCTCATTAATTCCGGTACTGCTAATACTGGGTGTGTGTCATTAATATGGATGGCTACTCCATTATGCAAATCTTCCAGGCTACCATGTGTAGATTTATAATTTCGTAATATACTTTGTAAACTAGCTGAAACTAAGAAGTACTGCTGCTTTAACCTTAAGATTTTCCCATCATCATGGGTATCATCAGGATATAAAAACTCTGATACCGCTTCTGTTTCTCTCTTATACTCTAAAATGTTCTTATTATGAGGGAACGGGGATGGTTCTGCATTCCATAGTTGAAGTGTATTAACTGATTCTGTACCATAACCAATTACAGGAATATCATAAGGAACAGCCGTTATCTTCTCTGCATTTACATGTCTAAATTTAAGCTTCCCTTCATGATAGAAGGACTCAACTTCTCCCCAGAAACTTATCTCTGCAGCTTGATCAGATTTTCGTATCTCCCAGACATTTCCGTGACGTAACCATTGCTCTGGGTATTCAACCTGATATCCTTCTATTATCTTTTGGTCAAATAATCCATGTTTATAACGGATGCCACAACCGTGTCCTGGTAAGTTTAGGGAGGCTAATGAATCAAGAAAACATGCTGCTAATCTTCCTAAGCCCCCATTACCTAATCCAGCATCTGCTTCAGCCTCTTCAATATTCTTTATGTCAATGCCTAGCTCTAACAGACCTTCTTCTACAATTTGATTTATTCCAAGGTTTATAAGGTTATTTCCTAATAATCTCCCAAGTAGAAACTCAATTGATAAATAGTAAACCTGCTTCTGTTTACTACTTCGATATTTCTCATTCGTTTGTATCCAGTTTGAACTAATATACTCTCTTACTAAACTACCCAGTGTATTATAATGATCTCTACTTGTCGATTCAGAGAAACTTTTTCCAGACAGCATTTCAAGTCTATTGCAAAATACCTTCTTAAACGTCTCTTTGTTGGTGAACATTCATTCCACTCCTAACAAGTAAACCTGCATAAAGCTGATTATATTTAAAAGCAGATTGTGCCCAGCTATAGTCACGTGACATTGCTTCTCCAACTATTTTTGACCATACTTCCCTATTTTGAAATAAGTCAATTGCACGATCAACAGTGTAGAGCATATCATGTGCGTTAAAGTTCTTAAAACTAAAGCCATTTCCGATACCAGTGCTTTCATTATAGGAGAGAACAGTATCATTTAAGCCCCCTGTTTCACGAACAATCGGAATCGTACCATAACGTAAAGCAATTAGTTGCCCTAATCCACATGGTTCAAATTTTGAAGGCATTAAGAATAGATCAGAACCAGCATAGATTTGGTGTGCTAATTTTTCATCAAAACCAATAACTACTTTTAACTTAGTCGGATAGTGGTGAGCTAAAGTTAAAAAGATATTTTCATATTTCTCATCACCGGTTCCAAGGATAATTAACTGTAGATCCTTAGATAACATTTCTTCTATTACATGTATGATTAAATCGAGACCTTTTTGTTCAGTTAACCGTGAGATAATTGATACTACAGGTATATCTTTTCGTTTCGGTAACCCAAATTGCTTCTGTAATGATTGTTTATTCAATTCTTTATTTTTCATTTTCGTGTAATCGTATTTCTTCGCAATCAGGTCATCTGTCTTCGGGTTATATATCTCATCATCTATCCCATTTAAAATCCCAACTAACTTATCATTATACTTTCGTAATAGCCCATCTAATTTTTCACCATAGTACTTGCTTTGAATTTCATCTTTGTAGGTTGGACTAACGGTAGTAATTAAATCTGATGAGACAATAGCTGCCTTCATAAAGTTTACGTTCCCAAAGAACTCAAGTTGATCACTTGTAAAGTATTCCTCTGACAGGTTTAACAAATCTCCTAGGATTCCCTTTGGAAATACACCTTGGAATTGAAGATTATGGATGGTAAAAATCGTACGAATGGAAGAATAGTCTTCTTCTTTATACTCATGTTTCAGTAAAAAGTTTACCATTCCAGTGTGCCAGTCGTGACAATGAATAATATCCGGCATAAAGTCAATGTTAGGAATAGCTTGTAAAACCGCATGGCAAAAGAAAGAAAACCTTTCACCATCATCATAGTACCCATAAAGGCGATCTCTATTAAAATAATACTCATTATCGATAAAATAATAAGTGATTCCCTCATAAGTTAAAACCTCTATACCACAGTATTGAGATCTCCAACTTAGTTGAACGTTAAACTCACACACTTTATCCATCTTTTCTTTAAATTGTAAGGGGATTTGCCCGTATTTCGGCAGCATAATCCTTACGTCTGTTCCCAAATTTTTCAGTTCCTTTGGAAGGGCACCAGCTACATCTGCTAAACCACCTGATTTTATAAAGGGAACACACTCTGATACTACAAATAGGACTTTCACGATTTCATCAACGCTCCTTGTAAGGTTCCTTTACGAACTACGTAAGGAGAAAACTTACTTCCCTGGAGAGATACATTATTCTCTACTTTTACATCTTTGTCAAAAACAACTGCATCTAGTACACAATTTGTTCCAATAACGCTTTTTTGCATAATGATGCTGTTTTTAATAAACGTTCCTTTACCTACCTTAACACCTCTTGAAATAATACTATTTTCTACATGTCCTTCAATTACACATCCATTAGCGATCATTGAATTTTTTACAACTGCATCTTTTGTATATTTCGTAGGTGGCTCATCTTTCACCTTAGTATAAATCGGACTATATTGTAAGAATAATTGTTTCCAAACAGTTGGATCTAACAACTCCATACTGTGTTTATAATAGCTTCCTATAGAATCAATTACTTTTACATATCCGCGATATTCATAATCACATATCTTAAAGGTATGCTTATGGTCCTGGACTACATCTTGAATGCTATAGTATCCTGTAGCATCTTGTGCTGTAATCAAATCAATCAGAAGCGAAGTTTCTAGGATATACATCTCTAGCGATTTGCCCAAATGACGAACTTCGGTTATATCACACTCTTCTTCAATATGTCTTTTTAATATCTTCTTATAATCGACATTACAGACAGTGTAACTGTTTGTGATCAACGTGTACTTTTGAGTACTTCGATAAAAGTAATCCATATGATTACGAAACTGCTTAAACGAACCTTCTTCTTCAAAATTTGAGGAGGGAAAGAAAAATAATCCATCTCTTTTTCTATTTAAATCCCACTGCTTCCCGGATCCAATATGATCCATAAGAGAACGGTATTGATATCTCGGAAAGATGGCTACACTTTCAATTCCGGAGTTAACCATGTTAGACAAAACAAAGTCAACTAATCTATATCTACCTGCAAATGGAATAGCTGCCATTGATCGATTTATTGTTAAATCACTGGTAGCCTCTCTATATGTTGTTGCATCAATGACTCCAAGCAAGTTCTTTATCATTTTACTCATCCTCTCAGGGGCTATTTTCAATTCTGTCCATAACCCTATTCATCTTTATTTATTTACCATAATCATGTCTTCTGTAACGAGGACAATGTCATCTTCCTGTTCGGAACGAATGACCGTCCCATCTGGAATGTGAATTCCTGGTGGAATAATGGCTCTCTCAATAAAGACATTCTTTCCGATTTTTGCATCTGGCATGATTACAGACTCTTTTATAATAGAGCCCTCACCAATATGTGAACCTTGAAATAAAACAGAATGGTAAGCACTTCCTTCAATTACACAACCTTCATTTACAAGCGATTCATTAACATCCGCAGATGGAGAGATAAATTGTGGTGGTTGATTTGGATTAACCGAATAAATGCGCCAAGATTGATCAAATAAGTTTAATTTGGAATCCTCACTTAATAAGTCCATAT is a window of Cytobacillus luteolus DNA encoding:
- a CDS encoding sugar phosphate nucleotidyltransferase encodes the protein MIKNLLGVIDATTYREATSDLTINRSMAAIPFAGRYRLVDFVLSNMVNSGIESVAIFPRYQYRSLMDHIGSGKQWDLNRKRDGLFFFPSSNFEEEGSFKQFRNHMDYFYRSTQKYTLITNSYTVCNVDYKKILKRHIEEECDITEVRHLGKSLEMYILETSLLIDLITAQDATGYYSIQDVVQDHKHTFKICDYEYRGYVKVIDSIGSYYKHSMELLDPTVWKQLFLQYSPIYTKVKDEPPTKYTKDAVVKNSMIANGCVIEGHVENSIISRGVKVGKGTFIKNSIIMQKSVIGTNCVLDAVVFDKDVKVENNVSLQGSKFSPYVVRKGTLQGALMKS